ACAGGAGATAAGATACTTTGCAGAGTGTGAGGAGACAGCAGATGAAAAGCTCTGCAGAGTGTGAGGAGACAGGAAATGAAAAGCTCTGCAGAGTGTGAGGAGACAGGAAATGAAAAGCTCTGCATAGTGTGAGGAGACAGGAGATGAGAGGCTCTGCAGAGTGTGAGGAGACACGAGATGCTTTGCAGAGTGTGAGGAGACAGGAGATGCTCTACAGTGTGCGAGGTGGCAGTAGATGAGATGCTCTGCAGAGTGTGAGGAGATGAGATGCTCTGCAGAGTGTGTGAGGAGATGTAATGCTCTGCAGAGTGTGAGGTGGCAGTAGATTAGATGCTCTGCAGAGTGGGAGGAGACAGGAGATGCTCTGCACAATGCATTATGTGATGTACCTCTTGatattgtgtgtgtttgcgtggtACCAGTGTAAAGGTCTGACTGCCAGCAGGAGGATGGGAGCTAATCACATCATGTCTCTGCCATACTCACTGGTTTGTTTGTCacaggacctactgtccccataAAGTGACCTGGTAGCCAAATATCACCACAGCAACATTACTGCAATGACCAAAATAAAGGCATTTTTAACACAAAAGTCACTGACAGAAACATTTATAGATCTGGGATTGAAATGTTTCAGGCTTTGCTTCACAATTGTACAATTCTACATAAACCCCAAATCTCTTGTAATGTATGCCACAACTGCAAATAAACAAAATCGGAGGCAGCACACCTGTGCTTTTTGCTACagacttttataaataaaacacagaggGAGGTTGACTCAATATGCATAGTGTCCATAGTATGGGTGTTCCTGTCTACTGATGAGGTCCATACAGTTGTGTTTCATTCACAATGCACACCATTTACATGTTATTGTTTACAGTTATGTTTTGaagtagtgataccggagaaactgacggaagccaagcacagagagatggacacaggtttcttcaggaaggaagagattctttattggatcaccgatcgggactcagagggactagcgtcaccaaaataccacaagttctgagccccggacaatagtgcaggctccttatataggcatataactcctcccatattaagctccacccgcacattctcttgaccaatcaatacaatataagaattaacttcctgcttgaccgcatggcctgtccagcacaatggaggaggggaatactatatcctgtattcttgcacatgctccgtacactactgatcgtatcttgcctcgtgcaaccaactgatcgatacgtcagcatatgcacgtacacatgccacgtggtaatctcggcctactaaatttatttttaccgagattccaccacagtagtaTGTGCATTCAAGCTGATAGGAtgctctgcagcaatgctgtggATAAATCCAGGGACCTCTGGACATATTTATGAGATGCCTTGATTTTAACTCACCTTTGTAGTGATTGGTGACATTTCCTTTGAATCTGGGTTGTCACTGGAATAAGTGACATTGCAAATATTTTTGACATTCATTATTCCAGATGAACTTTTCTGCAAATGAAAGACAACAGTTTTCTCCTTAGCGGCAGAGATTTAGTCCAAGAACatcctgtctgtgagtgtctgactgGCTCCACAATAATGCAGAATTACAGGAGTAAGATGGCCGAGTAAAACCTGAGTCTCACCTTGGAGATCATCTGCCTGCTGACTAGataggtgagggattctgggtaatgtcattgtgGAGATCAACTACCTGCTGACttgagaggtgagggattctgggtaatgtcagtatggagatcatctacctgctgactggagaggtgagggattctgggtaatgccACTATGGAGATCAACTACCTGCTGACTggggaggtgagggattctgggtaatgtcattatggagatcttctacctgctggctggagaggtgagggattctgggtaatgtcattatggagatcatctacctgctggctggagaggtgagggattctgggtaatgtcagtatggagatcatctacctgctgactggagaggtgagggattctgggtaatgtcattatggagatcatctacctgctgactggagaggtgagggattctgggtaatgtcattgtgGAGATCAACTACCTGCTGACttgagaggtgagggattctgggtaatgtcagtatggagatcatctacctgctgactggagaggtgagggattctgggtaatgccactatggagatcatctacctgctgactggagaggtgagggattctgggtaatgtcattatggagatcaactacctgctgactggagaggtgagggattctgggtaatgtcattatggagatcaactacctgctgactggggaggtgagggattctgggtaatgtcattatggagatcttctacctgctggctggagaggtgagggattctgggtaatgtcattatggagatcatctacctgctggctggagaggtgagggattctgggtaatgtcagtatggagatcatctgcctgctgactggagaggtgagggattctgggtaatgtcattatggagatcatctacctgctgactggagaggtgagggattctgggtaatgtcaccatggagatcatctacctgctggctggagaggtgagggattctgggtaatgtcattgtgGAGATCAACTACCTGCTGACttgagaggtgagggattctgggtaatgtcagtatggagatcatctgcctgctgactggagagatgagggattctgggtaatgtcattgtgGAGATcaactacctgctgactggagatgtgtttgggggtgatgtgtgtgtgtgtgtgtgtgtgtgtgtgtttgggggtgatgtgtgtgtgtttgggggtggtgtgtgtgtgtttgggggtgatgtgtgtgtgtgtgtgtgtgtgtgagggggctgttagtgtgattttttttaatttaaatttaatttttttttgttaataattaaaaaaataaaataaataaattatattcccccccccctccccttcttacctttagcctaggagggaggggggtgccgTTGAAGCAGCCATGCTGGAGGTGGGGCAgttgcttaatatcccccctcccttcttacatcatgcctgggaggggggcttctttctgcagcttccttccctggtggtccagtggtgagagtgaactctaacctgcaggctagagtttactctcgcgagatctgagcattgccgcggttaccgcggcaacgctcagacctcgcgagaggacccggcggagctgcaagatagagctccgccggtcctctctcctgcttcCCTCACTCCTCAGCCCCGGGCGGCCGCCTTtaacagtgtctctgggccggtgagggagatctttgatctccctaccggcccatggagacacacagcagggccggcgctcgggtagcgctggccctgcaggggctggcaggggagatcctgtgatctcccctgccggcctcggccatcgcggcccaccgggcatttgcccggtgtgcccgatggccagtccgggcctgcacacAACTATCTGTATTGATAACAACTTTCTATAATGTGTTGCTGTGCTGCCATTTTATGTCCTATCTACATGAGCACCATCATTAGACTTTTCTTAATGGGGACTATACCATCTCCATTTTGTACCTTGACCATAGAGGAACCTAGGTAAATATGAGTCATGCTTTATACAAGTGcgttctttttaaaatgtataccaAGTAGCCCAGTTGTACACCATTTAAAAATTTACTTTGTTTCCACTGCTTCACAAATGCTAAGTGAGATATTCAAAGTCCAAGACCTTATTctttagagcaggggtagtcaaccttttaatacctactgcccacttttgtatctttgttcatGGTAAGATTTCCTTATCGCCCACCAGTGCCGCAAAAGCAAATTTTATAGCACAAGTGGGACTGCTGCAAGCCCTGGTCGCATaatcactttagcctgcagctcccccGGCTGCAGGCCgattctcctgtcctcctgcgagcacacCACTGTATCAGAACGTtttatggcaacgctccggacagcctgctcgcgggaggaactCAGAGCCTCCCAGGCCATTCCCTCTCTCTGCTGGATCTAAGTACTAgtgagccggtgagggagatctttgatctcctcaccagcccgatagggcttacagcaaggctggctctgcttGGGCCGGCAAGCGAGATTAAAGGATCTCCACTGCTGGCCTTGGCATTTTCTttagaacccaccaccgcccacataaaatcccaaaccgcccacaAGTGGGCAgtggggaccaggttgactacccctgctttaGAGAGATCACAACAGGTCAAAAATGTGAGTGTTGTACCTTACAAACATATTTGCACTAAGTTTACAcaactatataatatattattttcttgTTAAGTTTCTTTCAGTCTATAATGAATTGCATTATTGCTATATTACATTTCAATGTGCACTAAATATTCCAAGTTTAATGATcctcatttaaaatgtatttatataggaTTATATGATTGTGAAGAAGTATGGTGAGCATGTCACACACAACAGTCCCAATATTTTACAAGGATCCTGCAGGACCCAGAGTCCCAACACGGTGCCTCCATCTTCCTCACTGATACATGAGAGGAACAATGAAAAGAAGATCCTGGAACTGACCAATTAGATCATCcagctgctgactggagaggtgaggctgctgggaatgggatattatactgtaaaaccaagggatgtgtctggatggtgactgtatcattgtgtgtgtcaggttcctaTAAGGTGTGAGGATGTCACTGTCCATCTCTCCATGGAGGAGTGGGAGTATCTAGAAGAACACCTAGATCATTACAAGGACGTGATAGGTAGGATGATTGTGTATTGTTCAAACTTTGTAATTTAAAAACTGTATTATAAATCGgttagaaaatgtatttaatgctTATTTAAATTCCCTTATTGTATTGACCTCTACTACAGTTGTTTATCCTATAGATCCACCACCCTTTCAATATTTAAAGTAAGGGGAAGAGTTTAAATGCATGGCGATAATTGGAGCTTTACATTGTGTAAATTTAGATTGTAAGATCAGTCGAATGAACTAGGTTCCATATATTATACAGTTTGGTTTTATGACAATGCTCGTAAATCTATCAAAACTAGCCTCAGCATATTTCTTAAGGTACAATACATACCTAGaagaaagatatataaaaaaggcACTGAATTAATTGTCATAACAATTTGCTGGCAACAAAGCATAGGAAACAACTGTTTatatgaaaaatatgtatattattatattttatttattaatagatTTATCAatggacagagatacacacaagagATCTCAAACTTGCGTTTCTTCACCAGGTCTAGTTACCAAAAAAAGCCAAAGATTCAGATGATCTGCAAGAAATATATCTGAGAAAATGGTATGAAGAAACCGTCTCTAGTGAACAAGAAAATGTTATCGCTCCTGAAAATGTTATCGCTCGCTTACTAGAATCAGGAAATGCCACTAACAATATTTATAGAAATACAGAGCCTACAACTATAGATAACACATTTTATAATCCCAATGGATACAGGTTATTGAAGTGCAGAGAGTGtggtaaaaaatataataatacttaTGCTTATGTATCTCACCAAGGAAAACATACAATAGATAGGATGTATAACTGCCCAGACTGTAAGAAATATTTTAGTAATAATTTGGATCTTGTTGATGACCCAAGCATTCTCAGTGGTTTCAATAATTATGGGAAAGGAATTAATTGCATGTACAGAATGTAAGAAAAAATATACTGGCAAATACAATCTTATTAATCATCAGAAGATGCAGAAAGCAGACAATCAGTCTGTGTGTTCACACTGTGGTAAGTGTTTTGCACACATGTCCCTTCTTCTTGCACATCAgatgattcacacaggagagaaaccattctcttgTTCAGCTTGTGGCAAATGCTTTAGTAGAAAGGGCAATCTTGTAAGACATCAGATTATTCATACGGGAGAAAAGAAATCCACATGTTCAGAATGTGGAGAATGTTTTGCATATAAATCAAGGCTGGTTGCCCATCAAATGATTCACACTGgggagaaacctttctcatgttctgaatgtggtaaAGGCTTTACTATTAGCTCAGATCTCATTAAACATCAGAGGCTtcatacaggagagaaaccattcccACGTGCTGCCTGCGGGAAATGTTTCAATAAAAAGGGCAATCTTGTTAGACATCAGatgattcacacaggagaaaagaAGGTCACATGCCCCGAATGTGGggaaggatttttaaataaatcaagacTTGTTACACATCTgatgattcacacaggagagaagccattCCGGTGTTCTCATTGTGGGAGATGTTTTACAGGTAAATCAAGCCTCGTTTACCATGAAAGAACTCACacgggagagaaaccattctcgtgtcctgaatgtggaaaatgttttactgACAAATCCTGTCTTGTTACCCATCAGAGGAtacacacaggagaaaaaccgtTCCCTTGTTTAGAATGTGGAAGATGCTTTACTGTTAAGTCAAGTCTTGTTAAACATCTAGGGGTTCACAAAGAAGATAAACCATTCTCGTGCTCTGAATGCCGGAAGTTCTTTTCAGTTAAATCCAGTTTTGTTAAACATCAGAGAAATCATATGAAAAAGAATCTTTGTGAGCTTAAAGACAGTAACACTAGTAAAACTAACACATGAGGGTTTTTAAAGGTTAATTAAATTCGCAGCCAGAAACTGTAATTTCTTGGAAATGTATGTGTTCATGTATAGTTCTTCCAGTCAGTTGTACTTTATAATTCACAGATGACATTACACAATAGACGAGGTAATAAAGGGATATACACATTAATCTAAGAACTATTGTTTATAAGGATGTTCCTTGACCAGAGAGCTCAGAATCTAAACATGCATTTTCCAGGAAGCAAACGTATAAAAACAAGCATGCTTAATTAATCTTTAGACAGTAAGGTATATCTTGcaaatatattacatagttacatagctgaaaagagactagcgtccatcaagttccttcctcacatttgttttttgctgttgatccaaaagaaggcaaacaaaaaaacaatttgaagcacttccaattttccaACAAGCTAGCTAAtgaatatccttgaatattctgtttttgcaagaatgCATATGGTAGctctttgaacatctgtatgaccacttcttcaggtagagaattccacatccttattgttattacagtaaaaaagacctttcctttgccttagatgaaatcttctttcttccagtctaaacgcatgacctcgtgtcctatgtaaagtccggtttgtgaatagatttccacacaatggtttgtattggccccgaatatatttgtataatgttatcatatcccctcgtttttctaaactaaataggtttgaatttgttaacctttcttcatagatatattccattccttttattaattttgtagcccgcctctgcactttttctagtgccataatatccttctctagaacaggtgcccaaaattgcacagcatattcaatatgtgtgtgaagaaaatagacttttgtTCGGTATTTTCTTCTTTGTTCGGGCTTTTTCCTACAGTATTGTATGTATATTgaatctattggttcggtagtttgaaactaccgaacaccgaccaccctcctggctcattaactttaaAAGAACCGCCTATTAAGTgctctctgggtggccgctgttcgttcagccgaatgccacgtggaatagaaaacggcagccatcttgttcgcacgaggggagccagcgggacttggtcgtcgagtgtctgtaactaaaatcggacactcgacctcacgaaccaccgctgaaaataCCAAACacctgcttcctttagttgccgaacagccaggagagcgccattcggtagttttgttcgtacggacaaggggagcaatcgctcctatgagccaggaggatccattcggtacGTTATtcgtttttttacctttttctgaattgactgaccgcacacgctgaattcgtggaactgttttgggcaggagcctcgtgtgtggtcggtaaaatgtgacttccatactttttaagaacacctgaaccgatctgggtgaaatttggatatgtttgtcccccagatcggggctatcagggatatgtaatttgtggggataccttgtgtggaaaggggtgttccaacttttggggaaattgtgtgccctctgcctggagataattgatttattactttacttatctcaatatctcccaggcagagagggcGGGTATTACCGTAAATCTGTATGGTGAtttgttattgtctttgtttgctgtgggaggtcctcttgcaggaggatttctcataaaagccagtgtgttttcaataaacttcattcctgttacacccttcatgaagtctaggctcatgtttgggggatattctatttgctggggagaatcgtcttggaaactgcattcatctacactattcctctactccctgctgcagctatattcacttatgctcagctgttgggaaaggaatagaagactgcagtaccataaccactgcaggtcttaacaatgtggtcttaccagtgatttataaagaggcaaaattatattctcatcccgagaatgaatgccattTTTCATACataacaataccttactggccttggcccaagtccttttcgtgtgttgttgttatccctaatttgcttccattaagggtatacgttgcttgtgtattctttacgccgaattg
The DNA window shown above is from Pelobates fuscus isolate aPelFus1 chromosome 10, aPelFus1.pri, whole genome shotgun sequence and carries:
- the LOC134574812 gene encoding gastrula zinc finger protein XlCGF8.2DB-like, producing the protein MSLLLAHQMIHTGEKPFSCSACGKCFSRKGNLVRHQIIHTGEKKSTCSECGECFAYKSRLVAHQMIHTGEKPFSCSECGKGFTISSDLIKHQRLHTGEKPFPRAACGKCFNKKGNLVRHQMIHTGEKKVTCPECGEGFLNKSRLVTHLMIHTGEKPFRCSHCGRCFTGKSSLVYHERTHTGEKPFSCPECGKCFTDKSCLVTHQRIHTGEKPFPCLECGRCFTVKSSLVKHLGVHKEDKPFSCSECRKFFSVKSSFVKHQRNHMKKNLCELKDSNTSKTNT